In Streptomyces dangxiongensis, one DNA window encodes the following:
- the ygfZ gene encoding CAF17-like 4Fe-4S cluster assembly/insertion protein YgfZ, translated as MKSPLLSLPGAVPAEGVDEGVAAHYGDLFREQRALADGTGFVDLSHRGVVTVTGEDRLSWLHLLLTQHVSELPAGEATEALILSANGHIEHALYLVDDGTTVWAHVEPGTQEALIAYLESMKFFYRVEVADRTADIAVVHLPAGSITEPPEDAVVRETAYGRDLFLPRAALEDFAAGHGPAAGILAHEALRVEHHRPRLGFETDHRTIPHELGWIGTAVHLQKGCYRGQETVARVHNLGKPPRRLVFLHLDGSEVHLPPAGTEIRLADEEPDGRKIGFVTTSVRHHELGPVALALVKRNVPVDARLLAGDTAAAQEVVVAP; from the coding sequence ATGAAGAGCCCCCTGTTGTCCCTGCCCGGCGCCGTCCCCGCCGAGGGCGTGGACGAAGGCGTCGCCGCCCACTACGGCGACCTGTTCCGCGAGCAGCGTGCCCTCGCCGACGGCACCGGCTTCGTCGACCTCTCGCACCGCGGTGTCGTCACCGTCACCGGCGAGGACCGGCTGAGCTGGCTGCACCTGCTGCTCACCCAGCACGTCAGCGAACTGCCCGCCGGTGAGGCCACCGAGGCCCTGATCCTCTCCGCGAACGGACACATCGAGCACGCGCTGTACCTGGTGGACGACGGCACGACCGTCTGGGCACACGTGGAACCCGGCACCCAGGAAGCGCTGATCGCGTACCTGGAGTCGATGAAGTTCTTCTACCGGGTGGAGGTCGCCGACCGGACCGCCGACATCGCCGTGGTCCACCTGCCCGCCGGCTCGATCACCGAGCCGCCCGAGGACGCGGTCGTCCGCGAGACGGCGTACGGCCGTGACCTGTTCCTGCCGCGCGCCGCGCTGGAGGACTTCGCCGCCGGACACGGGCCGGCCGCCGGCATCCTCGCCCACGAGGCGCTGCGCGTGGAGCACCACCGGCCCCGGCTCGGCTTCGAGACCGACCACCGCACCATCCCCCACGAGCTGGGCTGGATCGGCACGGCCGTCCACCTCCAGAAGGGCTGCTACCGGGGGCAGGAGACCGTGGCCCGGGTGCACAACCTGGGCAAGCCGCCCCGACGGCTGGTCTTCCTGCACCTGGACGGCAGTGAGGTCCACCTGCCGCCGGCGGGCACGGAGATCCGCCTCGCGGACGAGGAGCCCGACGGCCGGAAGATCGGGTTCGTCACCACGTCCGTACGCCACCACGAACTGGGGCCGGTGGCCCTGGCCCTGGTCAAGCGGAACGTGCCGGTCGACGCGCGGCTCCTGGCCGGCGACACGGCCGCCGCCCAGGAAGTCGTCGTGGCGCCCTAG
- a CDS encoding DUF6879 family protein encodes MTARRPPAEPSSSRPAPGRPSCPGSNANARSADGSLANTHHSAVHLEMRDPYGIGEEAAEVGRWCSGWRPDPDPATWWNDFHTWAVTRRPEGWCSAGPTSCRSR; translated from the coding sequence GTGACAGCAAGGCGCCCACCCGCGGAGCCCTCGTCTTCCAGGCCGGCACCTGGGCGGCCTTCGTGTCCGGGATCAAACGCGAACGCCCGCTCGGCTGACGGTTCACTCGCGAACACGCACCACTCCGCCGTGCACCTGGAGATGCGAGACCCTTACGGAATCGGCGAGGAGGCCGCCGAGGTCGGACGGTGGTGTTCCGGCTGGCGGCCCGATCCTGACCCGGCCACGTGGTGGAACGACTTCCACACCTGGGCCGTGACGCGACGGCCCGAGGGGTGGTGTTCCGCCGGGCCCACATCGTGTCGGAGCCGGTGA
- a CDS encoding DUF6879 family protein, with translation MVERLPHLGRDATARGVVFRRAHIVSEPVSPCSRYEHACTFGRAGAGRPCRSRQALRDGFRRGPDSPYSWQVSRHRRAAGQHPHPVAPPGTGPAPIRSASALTT, from the coding sequence GTGGTGGAACGACTTCCACACCTGGGCCGTGACGCGACGGCCCGAGGGGTGGTGTTCCGCCGGGCCCACATCGTGTCGGAGCCGGTGAGCCCGTGCAGCCGTTACGAACACGCCTGCACCTTCGGCCGGGCCGGAGCTGGACGACCGTGCCGAAGTCGCCAAGCTCTGCGAGACGGCTTTCGACGCGGCCCCGACTCGCCGTACTCCTGGCAGGTCAGCCGACACCGCCGGGCGGCCGGTCAGCACCCGCACCCGGTGGCCCCACCCGGGACGGGGCCCGCGCCCATCCGGTCGGCGTCGGCCTTGACGACGTAG
- a CDS encoding arsenate reductase ArsC, giving the protein MSESKPSVLFVCVHNAGRSQMAAAAFLTHLSGGRVEVRSAGSAPADAVNPAAVQAMAEVGVDMSAETPKVLTVEAVRASDVVITMGCGDTCPVLPGKKYLDWQLADPAGQDVDAVRPIRDEIERRIRTLLTTLLPTPA; this is encoded by the coding sequence GTGTCTGAGTCCAAGCCGTCCGTGCTGTTCGTGTGCGTCCACAACGCCGGGCGCTCCCAGATGGCCGCCGCCGCCTTCCTCACCCACCTCTCCGGGGGCCGGGTCGAGGTCCGGTCCGCCGGGTCCGCGCCGGCCGATGCCGTGAACCCGGCCGCCGTACAGGCGATGGCGGAGGTCGGCGTCGACATGTCGGCCGAGACGCCGAAGGTGCTGACCGTCGAGGCCGTACGCGCGTCCGACGTCGTGATCACGATGGGCTGCGGCGACACCTGCCCCGTCCTCCCCGGCAAGAAGTACCTCGACTGGCAGCTCGCCGACCCCGCCGGCCAGGACGTCGACGCCGTCCGCCCGATCCGCGACGAGATCGAACGACGCATCCGCACCCTGCTCACCACACTCCTGCCGACCCCCGCCTGA
- a CDS encoding DUF3099 domain-containing protein — MYARRRHLYFAMMGICIVLFVLAWGVVRMWSVPAAVGMCVVAMVIPPVAAMVANRRGPEDRWWDDPSGDPESDDWWDELDGRKRPRR, encoded by the coding sequence ATGTACGCCCGGCGGCGGCACCTCTACTTCGCCATGATGGGGATCTGCATCGTCCTCTTCGTCCTGGCGTGGGGGGTCGTGCGCATGTGGTCCGTGCCGGCGGCCGTCGGCATGTGCGTCGTGGCCATGGTCATCCCGCCCGTCGCGGCGATGGTCGCCAACCGCCGGGGTCCGGAGGACCGCTGGTGGGACGACCCCTCGGGGGACCCGGAGTCGGACGACTGGTGGGACGAGCTGGACGGCAGGAAACGCCCGCGCCGCTGA
- a CDS encoding LmeA family phospholipid-binding protein, producing MRALRILLILVVILGGLFVIADRVAVHFAEGKAADKLKASENLASTPDVDIKGFPFLTQLAGGSLDDVEVGIDDYRAATGKAGQTIRVDDLKAHMNGVRFSGDYSSATADTATGTATVSYAELLKTAKSEPTEVAPGVTARIVGLSDGGNGKIKVAVEGTVSSLGLTQTVSVLSSVAVVNDKVEVHADSLPKLGAAAVAESRVREITDFQQAIDRLPGGIKLDKVQAASDGVKISVKGSDVRLAG from the coding sequence ATGCGCGCCCTGCGAATACTGCTGATCCTCGTCGTGATCCTGGGCGGGCTGTTCGTGATCGCGGACCGGGTCGCCGTGCACTTCGCGGAGGGCAAGGCGGCGGACAAGCTGAAGGCGTCGGAGAACCTGGCCTCCACCCCGGACGTGGACATCAAGGGCTTCCCGTTCCTCACCCAGCTTGCGGGCGGCTCCCTCGACGACGTCGAGGTCGGCATCGACGACTACCGGGCGGCGACCGGCAAGGCCGGCCAGACCATCCGGGTGGACGACCTGAAGGCCCACATGAACGGCGTGAGGTTCTCCGGCGACTACAGCTCCGCCACCGCGGACACCGCGACCGGCACCGCGACGGTCTCGTACGCCGAGCTGCTGAAGACCGCCAAGTCCGAACCGACCGAGGTGGCCCCCGGGGTCACCGCCCGGATCGTCGGGCTCTCCGACGGCGGCAACGGGAAGATCAAGGTCGCGGTGGAGGGAACCGTCTCGTCCCTCGGTCTGACGCAGACGGTGTCGGTGCTCAGCTCGGTGGCCGTGGTGAACGACAAGGTCGAGGTGCACGCGGACTCGCTGCCCAAGCTGGGCGCCGCCGCCGTCGCCGAGAGCCGTGTCCGTGAGATCACCGACTTCCAGCAGGCCATCGACCGGCTGCCCGGCGGCATCAAGCTGGACAAGGTGCAGGCCGCGTCCGACGGCGTGAAGATCAGCGTGAAGGGTTCGGACGTCAGGCTGGCGGGGTAG
- a CDS encoding DsrE family protein — MAKKLVIKVTAGADAPERCSQAFTVAAVAVASGVEVSLWLTGESSWFALPGRAAEFELPHAAPLPDLIDSVLAAGRVTLCTQCAARREITEKDVIEGVRIAGAQVFVQEALADDTQALVY, encoded by the coding sequence ATGGCGAAAAAGCTCGTGATCAAGGTGACGGCCGGGGCGGACGCCCCCGAGCGCTGCTCGCAGGCGTTCACGGTGGCCGCGGTTGCCGTGGCCAGTGGCGTCGAGGTCTCGCTGTGGCTGACCGGGGAGTCGTCCTGGTTCGCGCTGCCGGGCCGGGCGGCCGAGTTCGAACTGCCGCACGCGGCGCCGCTGCCGGACCTGATCGACTCCGTCCTCGCGGCCGGACGCGTCACGCTGTGCACGCAGTGCGCCGCCCGCCGGGAGATCACGGAGAAGGACGTCATCGAGGGCGTACGGATCGCGGGTGCGCAGGTGTTCGTGCAGGAGGCGCTGGCCGACGACACCCAGGCGCTCGTGTACTGA
- a CDS encoding FABP family protein yields MIEIPSDLHKDLVPLVFLLGNWAGAGVHDFPGSQKCNFGQEVAFTHDGRDFLEYRSHTWVLDDDGNKVRPLESEHGFWRIDAERKVEVTMTRDDGVIEIWYGELADKKPQIDLVTDAVARTAASQPYSGGKRLYGYVKGDLMWVGEKQTPEVPLRPYMSAQLKKVVTPDDDVERWAKALPDDLPDDGIAFFK; encoded by the coding sequence ATGATCGAGATCCCGTCCGACCTGCACAAGGACCTCGTCCCGCTCGTTTTCCTGCTCGGCAACTGGGCCGGCGCGGGCGTGCACGACTTCCCCGGCTCGCAGAAGTGCAACTTCGGGCAGGAGGTCGCCTTCACCCACGACGGCCGGGACTTCCTCGAGTACCGCTCCCACACCTGGGTACTGGACGACGACGGCAACAAGGTGCGCCCGCTGGAGTCCGAGCACGGCTTCTGGCGGATCGACGCCGAACGCAAGGTCGAGGTGACGATGACCCGCGACGACGGCGTCATCGAGATCTGGTACGGCGAGCTGGCCGACAAGAAGCCCCAGATCGACCTGGTGACGGACGCCGTCGCCCGCACGGCCGCCTCGCAGCCCTACAGCGGTGGCAAGCGGCTGTACGGGTACGTGAAGGGCGACCTGATGTGGGTCGGCGAGAAGCAGACCCCCGAGGTCCCGCTGCGTCCCTACATGTCGGCCCAGCTCAAAAAGGTCGTCACCCCCGACGACGACGTCGAGCGCTGGGCGAAGGCCCTGCCGGACGACCTCCCGGACGACGGCATCGCCTTCTTCAAGTAG
- the dtd gene encoding D-aminoacyl-tRNA deacylase, whose amino-acid sequence MRAVVQRVDGASVVVDGETVGAIEGEGLCVLVGVTHEDTPEKADRLARKLWTLRMLHDERSCSDTAAPLLVISQFTLYGDARKGRRPTWNAAAPGEAAEPLVDEVVARLRALGATVATGRFGARMRVSLTNDGPFTVLLEV is encoded by the coding sequence ATGCGTGCGGTGGTGCAGAGAGTGGACGGCGCGAGCGTCGTCGTGGACGGCGAGACGGTGGGCGCGATCGAGGGCGAGGGACTGTGCGTCCTCGTCGGGGTGACCCACGAGGACACCCCGGAGAAGGCGGACCGGCTGGCCCGCAAGCTGTGGACGCTGCGGATGCTGCACGACGAGAGGTCATGCAGCGACACCGCCGCCCCGCTGCTGGTGATCAGTCAGTTCACCCTCTACGGCGACGCCCGCAAGGGCCGCCGGCCCACCTGGAACGCGGCGGCCCCGGGCGAGGCCGCCGAGCCGTTGGTGGACGAGGTGGTGGCCCGGCTGCGGGCGCTGGGCGCGACGGTGGCGACGGGCCGTTTCGGCGCGCGGATGCGGGTGTCGCTGACGAACGACGGCCCGTTCACCGTACTGCTGGAGGTCTAG
- a CDS encoding ArsI/CadI family heavy metal resistance metalloenzyme — protein sequence MSRVQLALNVADLEASVAFYSKLFGAEPAKRRPGYANFAITTPPLKLVLIEGEPGQETRLDHLGVEVDTTDEVTAATTRLKDAGLATFEENDTSCCYALQDKVWVHGPGKEPWEVYVVKADADRMGAGPVPGGATGCGC from the coding sequence ATGTCCCGTGTCCAGCTCGCGCTCAACGTCGCCGACCTCGAAGCGTCCGTCGCCTTCTACTCCAAGCTGTTCGGCGCAGAGCCCGCCAAGCGGCGCCCCGGCTACGCGAACTTCGCGATCACCACCCCGCCGCTCAAGCTCGTCCTCATCGAGGGCGAGCCCGGCCAGGAGACCCGCCTCGACCACCTCGGCGTCGAGGTCGACACCACCGACGAGGTCACCGCCGCCACCACCCGCCTCAAGGACGCCGGGCTCGCGACCTTCGAGGAGAACGACACGTCCTGCTGCTACGCCCTCCAGGACAAGGTGTGGGTCCACGGCCCCGGCAAGGAGCCGTGGGAGGTCTACGTCGTCAAGGCCGACGCCGACCGGATGGGCGCGGGCCCCGTCCCGGGTGGGGCCACCGGGTGCGGGTGCTGA
- a CDS encoding Ms5788A family Cys-rich leader peptide: MRRQADLTKRRAVDLCRVAAMLCRPF; encoded by the coding sequence ATGAGGCGACAGGCGGATCTCACGAAGCGGCGGGCAGTGGACCTGTGCCGCGTTGCCGCCATGCTCTGTCGCCCCTTCTGA
- a CDS encoding alpha/beta hydrolase family protein → MSNRPAGHVAGSTIRPNPETGRRGPIRTFLRTADGIAVEVVYDPGAAAPSAVPDASGAPARDLVFVIAHGFTGDVDRPHVRRVARVLRAHGAVVTFSFRGHGRSGGRSTVGDKEVLDLAAAVEWARGLGHARVVTVGFSMGGSVVLRHAALRPGAVAAVVAVSSPARWYYRGTAPMRRLHWLVTRPAGRLVGRYGLRTRIHHRDWNPVPLSPVQAVPRIAPTPLLLVHGDRDGYFPLDHPRMLAGAAGDHGELWIEAGMGHAENAADDALLARIGDWAVSAAG, encoded by the coding sequence ATGAGCAACCGTCCGGCAGGTCATGTGGCAGGTTCCACCATTCGTCCGAATCCCGAGACAGGCAGACGGGGCCCTATCCGGACGTTTCTGCGCACGGCCGACGGGATCGCGGTCGAGGTTGTATACGATCCCGGCGCCGCCGCCCCCTCCGCGGTTCCGGACGCCTCCGGTGCACCCGCCCGTGACCTGGTGTTCGTGATCGCCCACGGGTTCACCGGTGACGTGGACCGGCCGCACGTCCGCCGGGTGGCACGTGTCCTGCGCGCTCACGGCGCGGTCGTCACGTTCTCCTTCCGCGGCCACGGACGCTCCGGCGGCCGGTCCACCGTCGGAGACAAAGAGGTACTGGACCTGGCCGCGGCCGTGGAGTGGGCCCGCGGCCTCGGGCACGCGCGCGTGGTGACCGTCGGCTTCTCCATGGGCGGCTCGGTCGTCCTGCGGCACGCGGCGCTGCGTCCGGGGGCGGTCGCCGCGGTGGTCGCGGTGAGTTCACCGGCCCGCTGGTACTACCGGGGCACGGCCCCCATGCGCCGCCTGCACTGGCTGGTCACCCGCCCCGCGGGCCGCCTGGTCGGCCGCTACGGTCTGCGCACGCGCATCCACCACCGGGACTGGAACCCCGTCCCGCTCTCCCCGGTGCAGGCGGTCCCGCGGATCGCCCCCACCCCGCTGCTGCTCGTGCACGGCGACCGGGACGGTTACTTTCCCCTCGACCACCCCCGGATGCTCGCCGGGGCCGCCGGTGACCACGGGGAACTCTGGATCGAGGCGGGCATGGGCCACGCGGAGAACGCGGCGGACGACGCCCTGCTGGCCCGGATCGGGGACTGGGCGGTGTCGGCGGCGGGCTAG
- a CDS encoding sulfurtransferase — MSRSDVLVDADWLQEHLDDPTIAIVEVDEDTSAYEKNHIRNAIRIDWTKDLQDPVRRDFVDQEGFEKLLSEKGIANDHTVILYGGNNNWFASYAYWYFKLYGHENVKLLDGGRKKWELDARELVAGDEIPERPKTDYTAQPQNKAIRAFRDDVVAAIGAQNLVDVRSPDEFSGKLLAPAHLPQEQSQRPGHVPSAKNIPWSKNANDDGTFKSDDDLKALYAAEDVDLAKDTIAYCRIGERSALTWFVLHELLGVENVKNYDGSWTEYGSLVGVPIELGSGK, encoded by the coding sequence ATGAGCCGCAGCGACGTCCTGGTCGACGCCGACTGGCTCCAGGAGCACCTGGACGACCCGACCATCGCGATCGTCGAGGTGGACGAGGACACGTCCGCCTACGAGAAGAACCACATCCGGAACGCGATCCGCATCGACTGGACCAAGGACCTCCAGGACCCGGTCCGCCGTGACTTCGTCGACCAGGAGGGCTTCGAGAAGCTCCTGTCGGAGAAGGGCATCGCCAACGACCACACGGTGATCCTCTACGGCGGCAACAACAACTGGTTCGCGTCGTACGCCTACTGGTACTTCAAGCTGTACGGCCACGAGAACGTCAAGCTCCTCGACGGCGGCCGCAAGAAGTGGGAGCTGGACGCCCGCGAACTGGTCGCCGGTGACGAGATCCCCGAGCGCCCGAAGACCGACTACACCGCCCAGCCGCAGAACAAGGCGATCCGCGCCTTCCGGGACGACGTCGTCGCCGCGATCGGCGCGCAGAACCTGGTCGACGTCCGCTCGCCCGACGAGTTCTCCGGCAAGCTGCTCGCCCCGGCCCACCTGCCGCAGGAGCAGTCGCAGCGGCCGGGCCACGTGCCGAGCGCGAAGAACATCCCGTGGTCGAAGAACGCCAACGACGACGGCACGTTCAAGTCGGACGACGACCTCAAGGCCCTCTACGCCGCGGAGGACGTCGACCTGGCCAAGGACACGATCGCCTACTGCCGCATCGGTGAGCGCTCGGCCCTGACGTGGTTCGTGCTGCACGAGCTGCTCGGCGTGGAGAACGTCAAGAACTACGACGGCTCCTGGACCGAGTACGGCTCCCTCGTCGGCGTGCCGATCGAACTCGGCTCCGGCAAGTAA
- a CDS encoding DUF397 domain-containing protein has product MDMSNVTWRKSSYSNSDGGECVEVSDNLPSVVPVRDSKAPTRGALVFQAGTWAAFVSGIKRERPLG; this is encoded by the coding sequence ATCGACATGAGCAACGTGACATGGCGCAAAAGCAGCTACAGCAACTCCGACGGCGGCGAGTGCGTCGAAGTCTCCGACAACCTCCCCTCCGTCGTCCCCGTCCGTGACAGCAAGGCGCCCACCCGCGGAGCCCTCGTCTTCCAGGCCGGCACCTGGGCGGCCTTCGTGTCCGGGATCAAACGCGAACGCCCGCTCGGCTGA
- a CDS encoding MoaD/ThiS family protein: protein MPKVTVRYWAAAKAAAQVAEEPYEADTLADALAAVRARHPGELTRVLKRCSYLVDGDPAGTRAHETVRLAEGGTVEVLPPFAGG from the coding sequence ATGCCCAAGGTCACGGTGCGGTACTGGGCCGCCGCCAAGGCCGCGGCCCAGGTCGCCGAGGAGCCGTACGAGGCGGACACACTGGCCGACGCACTGGCCGCCGTGCGCGCACGCCACCCCGGTGAGCTGACCCGCGTGCTGAAGCGGTGCTCCTACCTCGTCGACGGCGACCCGGCCGGAACCCGCGCGCATGAGACGGTACGGCTGGCCGAGGGCGGCACGGTCGAAGTGCTCCCGCCGTTCGCAGGAGGGTGA
- a CDS encoding DUF1416 domain-containing protein, with protein MCGAKAGGPDASTVKPGETTIQGQVTRDGEPVVGYVRLLDSTGEFTAEVPTSATGQFRFYAAEGTWTVRALIPGGTADRTVVAQQGGLAEVAIAV; from the coding sequence ATGTGTGGAGCGAAGGCCGGCGGCCCGGACGCCTCGACCGTCAAGCCCGGTGAGACCACGATCCAGGGCCAGGTGACCCGCGACGGCGAGCCCGTGGTCGGTTACGTCCGACTGCTCGACTCGACCGGCGAGTTCACCGCCGAGGTGCCCACCTCCGCGACCGGCCAGTTCCGCTTCTACGCGGCCGAGGGCACGTGGACCGTGCGGGCGCTGATCCCGGGCGGCACGGCCGACCGCACGGTCGTCGCCCAGCAGGGCGGCCTGGCCGAGGTCGCCATCGCGGTCTGA
- the arsB gene encoding ACR3 family arsenite efflux transporter: protein MSTGTTASARPVAGRLSFLDRFLAVWILAAMAAGLGLGRLVPGLGDALARVTVTGVSLPIALGLLVMMYPVLAKVRYDRLDTVTRDRRLLIPSLVLNWIVGPALMFALAWLFLPDLPEYRTGLIIVGLARCIAMVIIWNDLACGDREAAAVLVALNSVFQVIAFSALGWFYLSVLPGRLGLEQTTLNVSVWEITRSVLIFLGIPLLGGFLTRRIGEKAKGRTWYETQLIPRIGPFALYGLLFTIVVLFALQGDAITSRPLDVARIALPLLVYFALMWAGSMAAGRAVGLGHPKATTLAFTAAGNNFELAIAVAIATFGATSGQALAGVVGPLIEVPVLIGLVYVALAARRFFPQPAPPAETVAAPEGSARV, encoded by the coding sequence GTGAGCACCGGCACCACCGCGTCGGCGCGGCCGGTCGCCGGACGGCTGTCCTTCCTGGACCGGTTCCTCGCCGTGTGGATCCTGGCCGCGATGGCCGCCGGCCTCGGCCTGGGCCGCCTCGTCCCGGGCCTGGGTGACGCACTCGCGAGGGTGACCGTCACCGGGGTCTCGCTGCCGATCGCGCTCGGGTTGCTGGTGATGATGTACCCGGTGCTGGCGAAGGTCCGCTACGACCGCCTCGACACCGTCACCCGCGACCGACGCCTGCTGATCCCGTCGCTGGTGCTGAACTGGATCGTCGGCCCGGCGCTGATGTTCGCGCTCGCCTGGCTCTTCCTGCCGGACCTGCCCGAGTACCGCACCGGGCTGATCATCGTCGGCCTCGCCCGCTGCATCGCCATGGTCATCATCTGGAACGACCTCGCCTGCGGCGACCGCGAGGCCGCCGCCGTCCTGGTGGCGCTGAACTCCGTGTTCCAGGTGATCGCGTTCTCCGCGCTGGGCTGGTTCTACCTCAGCGTGCTGCCCGGCCGGCTCGGACTGGAGCAGACCACGCTGAACGTGTCGGTGTGGGAGATCACCCGCTCCGTGCTCATCTTCCTCGGCATCCCGCTGCTGGGCGGGTTCCTCACCCGCCGCATCGGTGAGAAGGCCAAGGGCCGTACCTGGTACGAGACGCAACTGATCCCCCGGATCGGCCCGTTCGCCCTCTACGGGCTGCTGTTCACCATCGTCGTGCTCTTCGCCCTCCAGGGCGACGCCATCACCTCCCGCCCGCTGGACGTCGCCCGGATCGCGTTGCCGCTGCTGGTGTACTTCGCGCTGATGTGGGCCGGGTCCATGGCCGCCGGCCGCGCGGTGGGACTCGGCCATCCGAAGGCGACGACGCTGGCGTTCACCGCCGCGGGCAACAACTTCGAACTGGCCATCGCGGTCGCCATCGCCACGTTCGGCGCCACCTCCGGGCAGGCTCTCGCCGGAGTCGTCGGGCCCCTCATCGAGGTACCCGTCCTGATCGGCCTGGTGTACGTCGCCCTCGCCGCCCGCCGCTTCTTCCCCCAGCCCGCCCCGCCGGCCGAGACGGTCGCCGCTCCGGAAGGTTCCGCCCGTGTCTGA
- a CDS encoding helix-turn-helix domain-containing protein — MPQRLVITGRSQEPRARFTEELRRLRNERGLSLRDLAKEVGWDSSQFSKMESGQTLGGPEVVQALDQYYGTPGLLVTLWELAVADPTQFREQYRRYMVLESEAMNLWHYAVSRPPGLLQTEAYAREALAAGGLEGRELDQQVEARVGRRELLKGADAPTFRSILSEAVLRTRLRDKREWRKQLEYLAAVSERPNVTLQVLPLDAGPHGLASTAMMFLRLLDSRTVAYAENDVHGELIEEPAMVERFQRTYDAVRDVALPPAESRTFILRMLEEMRCEPST, encoded by the coding sequence ATGCCACAACGGCTGGTGATCACGGGACGGAGCCAGGAGCCGAGGGCGCGGTTCACCGAGGAGCTACGGCGCCTCAGGAACGAACGCGGCCTGTCCCTGCGGGACCTCGCCAAGGAGGTGGGCTGGGACTCGTCCCAGTTCAGCAAGATGGAGAGCGGCCAGACCCTGGGCGGGCCCGAGGTCGTACAGGCACTGGACCAGTACTACGGAACGCCGGGCCTGCTGGTGACCCTGTGGGAACTGGCGGTCGCCGATCCGACGCAGTTCAGGGAGCAGTATCGGCGGTACATGGTTCTGGAGTCGGAGGCGATGAACCTGTGGCACTACGCCGTGAGCAGGCCGCCTGGACTCCTCCAGACCGAAGCGTACGCACGCGAGGCGCTCGCGGCGGGCGGCCTTGAGGGACGGGAGCTGGACCAGCAGGTCGAAGCACGAGTCGGCCGACGCGAGTTGCTGAAGGGGGCCGACGCACCGACGTTCCGCAGCATCCTCTCCGAGGCGGTGTTGCGGACTCGGTTGCGTGACAAGCGGGAGTGGCGGAAGCAACTGGAATACCTGGCCGCAGTGTCGGAGCGCCCGAACGTCACGCTCCAGGTGCTGCCGCTCGATGCCGGTCCGCATGGTTTGGCGAGCACCGCCATGATGTTCCTCCGCCTGCTGGACAGCCGGACAGTGGCGTACGCCGAGAACGACGTCCACGGCGAACTGATCGAGGAACCAGCCATGGTTGAGCGTTTCCAGCGCACTTATGATGCGGTGCGCGACGTGGCCCTGCCCCCGGCCGAGTCGCGGACGTTCATCCTGCGGATGTTGGAGGAAATGCGGTGCGAGCCATCGACATGA
- a CDS encoding ArsR/SmtB family transcription factor: MSKQQLEVLGRDGADGCCPGLLTAPLDEDRAETLAKVFKALGDPVRLRLLSLIASRAGGEVCVCDLTPAFDLSQPTISHHLKLLKQAGLIDSERRGTWVYYRLLPETTDQLAAILTRPGALLPESAGAAS; this comes from the coding sequence ATGTCGAAACAACAGCTTGAGGTGCTCGGCCGGGACGGCGCCGACGGATGCTGCCCCGGTCTGCTGACCGCTCCGCTGGACGAGGACCGGGCCGAGACGCTGGCGAAGGTGTTCAAGGCGCTGGGCGACCCGGTACGGCTGCGACTGCTGTCGCTGATCGCCTCCCGTGCGGGCGGCGAGGTCTGCGTCTGCGACCTCACCCCGGCCTTCGACCTGTCGCAGCCGACGATCTCCCACCACCTGAAGCTGCTGAAACAGGCCGGACTGATCGACTCCGAGCGGCGCGGGACGTGGGTGTACTACCGGCTGCTGCCCGAGACGACCGACCAACTGGCCGCGATCCTCACCCGCCCCGGAGCACTCCTGCCCGAGTCCGCCGGGGCCGCCTCGTGA